CAACGTATCGCGGGCCCCCAGTCCGCACGGCGTCGCGCCGCGCTCGACCAGCGCTTCCCACAAGGCGTTGCCTGCGGCCCGTTCAACGACAAATTCAAAGCCGTCTTCGCCGGTGTAGCCGGTACGGCTGACCAGCGCGGGCGTGCCGCGAAAACTGGCCGGGGTGTAGGTGTAATAACGCAAGGCGTCGAGGTGGCTCTCGGCCGCCGCGGTGAGCAAGCTGGCGCTCAACTCGACGGCGCGCGGGCCTTGCACGGCCAGCATGGCCGTCGCTTCGGTGATGTCCTGGACGACTACGTCGAGCTTATCACCGGCGCTCGACTCGCTGGCCGCGCCGACTGAAAACTGGGCATCAAGTCCCAGTTCGCGAGCGCAGGCCTGCAATTGCTGCCAAATTTTAGCGCGATTCGAGGCGTTGACCACCAGCGATAACTTGTCGTCCGGCCCGCGATAGACCAACACGTCGTCGAGAATGCCCCCGTCGGCATTGCAGACCAGGCTGTAGCGCACCTGCCCGACGGGCATGGTGGCGACGCTGTTGGTGACGGCGTATTCGAGCAAATCGAGCGCCCGGGGGCCGGCAAAGCTGAACCGCGCCATGTGCGACACGTCGAACAGCCCGCAGGCCGTGCGCGTGGCCAGGTGTTCGGCCACGATCGAGGTGTATTGAATCGGCATCAACCAGCCGGCGAAGTCGACCATCCGGCCGCCGTGTGCCGTGTGCCATTCATGGAGCGGCGAATGTCGAGGTGCGGAGTTCATCCGTGAAAGGCCCGCCGTTGGGCGGGTCGTGTGCTGGTATGCAAGTCGCGCCAGTCCGAACCGTGTCCGGACCCAAGCCCGCTGGGCGTACGCGAAATGCCGAGATGCCAAAAGAACGTGCCAGCATTGTACCGACCAGGGGGCGTTCGACCAGGGGCCGGGGGGCTCTGGGAGACAAAGGCTAGCCACGGAGACACTGAGACACGGAGGTTTGCACGGAGGAGAGCTAATGGGGGAGTGATGAGTGCGGAATGATGAGTGATGAATGAAGGAAAAGACGATCGGTGATTTCTCGCAAGTTACGCTGGCAGAAACGCTTGGCGGTTTAGCCGCAGGGCCATAGGCCCGCGCGCCCCCAGTTCCCTATTCATCACTCATCATTCCGCACTCATCACTTCCTCCCCCTTCTCCGTGCAAACCTCCGTGTCTCCGTGCCTCGGTGGCGGAATTGAAAGCCCAACGATTGTTTGCAATTGGTTCGCTTCACAGGCTAAAATGGCTCTGTCCTCCACCCACCTTACAAACCATCGCGCCGTCGGCGCTCTGGCCCGGTTGAATCAAGCCCGGCCGATGTGTCAGCCGTGCGCGATCCCATCCGGTTGATCCCAGTTCCGTTGAACGATCGCATGACTCCTTCTGATCCATTGTCTCCCCAGCCAGCGCCGGCCGCTGTCGATGTTCCGTTTGCGATCCAGGCGACTCACCGCCTGCGATTCACCAACGACATTCTCGGCGCCGACCAGCACGTGCTGGCCGCCCTCTTGGAACCGTCAGGCGACCAGCCGGCCAGGGTGCAATTCTGGGTCGACGAGCATGTGGCCGAGGCCCAGCCCGACCTGAAACAGCGGCTCTACGCCTTTCTGCGCGCGAACAGTGCGCGGCTGATCTCGACCGGCCAAGTGCAAGTGGTCCCTGGCGGTGAAGCGGTGAAGAACGATGTCCACCTGTTGGAGCAGATGCTCAAGGTGTTGCACGCGGCCGACCTGGACCGGCGCAGCTACGTTGTGGTGATCGGTGGCGGCGCAGTTCTCGACGCAGTCGGCTTCGCGGCTGCGGTGGCCCATCGTGGCATTCGACTGGTGCGACTGGCGACCACCACGCTGGCCCAGGCCGACTCGGCCATTGGCGTCAAGAACAGCGTCAACCTGTTCGGCAAGAAGAACTGGATTGGCACTTTTGCCGTGCCCTGGGGCGTGGT
The DNA window shown above is from Planctomycetota bacterium and carries:
- the gcvT gene encoding glycine cleavage system aminomethyltransferase GcvT, whose protein sequence is MNSAPRHSPLHEWHTAHGGRMVDFAGWLMPIQYTSIVAEHLATRTACGLFDVSHMARFSFAGPRALDLLEYAVTNSVATMPVGQVRYSLVCNADGGILDDVLVYRGPDDKLSLVVNASNRAKIWQQLQACARELGLDAQFSVGAASESSAGDKLDVVVQDITEATAMLAVQGPRAVELSASLLTAAAESHLDALRYYTYTPASFRGTPALVSRTGYTGEDGFEFVVERAAGNALWEALVERGATPCGLGARDTLRLEAGMPLYGHELDETINPFQAGLNWAVKFDKGRFVGSETLTTLRTDPNKPRRVGLQLSGKRAAREGATVLAGGKSVGCVTSGTFSPTFDRPLAMAYLETGHATVGAAVEIDIRGTLVPAEIVKLPFYRRPS